One window of the Strix uralensis isolate ZFMK-TIS-50842 chromosome 3, bStrUra1, whole genome shotgun sequence genome contains the following:
- the MCM3 gene encoding DNA replication licensing factor MCM3 — protein sequence MAAAGGLEDAELREAQRDYLDFLDDEEDQGIYHSKVRDMISDNQYRLIVSINDLRRKNEKRANRLLSNAFEELIAFQRALKDFVASVDATYAKQYEDFYIGLEGSFGSKHVSPRTLTACFLSCIVCVEGIVTKCSLVRPKIVRSVHYCPATKKTIERRYTDMTSLDAFPSSSVYPTKDEENNPLETEFGLSVYKDHQTITIQEMPEKAPAGQLPRSVDVVLDDDLVDKVKPGDRIQVVGTYRCLPGKKGGYTSGTFRTILIACHVKQMSKDVRPLYSAADVAKIKRFSKSRSKDIFDQLARSLAPSIHGHEYIKKALLCMLLGGVEKVLENGSRIRGDINILLIGDPSVAKSQLLRYVLSTAPRAIPTTGRGSSGVGLTAAVTTDQETGERRLEAGAMVLADRGVVCIDEFDKMSDIDRTAIHEVMEQGRVTIAKAGIHARLNSRCSVLAAANPVYGRYDQYKTPMENIGLQDSLLSRFDLLFIVLDQMDPEQDREISDHVLRMHRYRNPNEQDGDAMPLGSAVEILATEDPDFVQEEEQELQVYEKHDDLLHGPNRRKEKIVSMEFMRKYIHVAKMIKPVLTQESASYIAEEYSRLRSQSQINSDIARTSPVTARTLETLIRLSTAHAKARMNKTVDLQDAEAAVELVQFAYFKKVLEKEKKRRKQAEDDSETEKEEDEESQPKEEGRTRRRKKARTGGEGDSYDPYDFSDAEEEMPEVQAHTPKTPEASAAGEAKKLELPEPRLKAFKAALLEVFKASHAQSVGLKNMMESINRDNPEPFSLAEVKEALAHMQDDNQIMVSDDIIFLI from the exons atggcggcggcgggcgggctggAGGACGCGGAGCTGCGGGAGGCGCAGCGCGATTACCTGGATTTCCTGGACGATGAG GAAGACCAAGGGATTTATCACAGTAAAGTCCGGGACATGATCAGTGACAACCAGTATCGCCTCATCGTCAGCATCAATGACCTGCGGCGGAAGAACGAGAAAAGAGCCAACCG GCTCTTGAGCAATGCCTTTGAGGAGCTGATCGCCTTCCAGCGTGCCCTGAAGGATTTCGTTGCCTCGGTCGATGCCACCTACGCCAAGCAGTACGAGGACTTCTACATTGGACTGGAGGGCAGCTTCGGCTCCAAGCATGTGTCACCGCGGACGCTGACGGCCTGTTTCCTCAGCTGCATTGTCTGTGTGGAGGGCATCGTGACAAAAT GCTCTCTGGTTCGTCCGAAGATTGTCCGGAGTGTCCATTATTGCCCAGCTACCAAGAAGACTATTGAACGCCGATACACAGACATGACCTCCTTGGATGCTTTCCCATCCAGCTCTGTCTACCCTACAAAG GATGAAGAGAATAACCCCCTGGAGACAGAGTTTGGGCTTTCGGTCTACAAGGACCATCAGACCATCACCATCCAGGAGATGCCCGAGAAGGCACCAGCAGGGCAGCTGCCACGCTCAGTGGATGTCGTTCTGGATGATGACCTGGTGGACAAGGTGAAGCCTGGGGACCGCATCCAGGTGGTGGGAACGTACCGCTGCTTGCCAGGAAAGAAGGGGGGTTACACTTCAGGGACTTTCAG GACTATCCTCATTGCCTGCCATGTGAAGCAGATGAGTAAAGATGTCCGGCCTCTCTACTCTGCTGCTGACGTGGCCAAGATCAAGAGATTCAGCAAGAGTCGCTCCAAG GATATCTTTGACCAGCTGGCGAGATCCCTGGCTCCCAGCATCCATGGACATGAGTACATCAAGAAGGCCCTTCTCTGCATGCTGCTTGGAGGGGTGGAGAAGGTCCTGGAGAATGGGAGCCGCATCCGAGGAGACATCAACATCTTGCTGATAG GAGATCCTTCTGTTGCCAAGTCTCAGCTGCTGCGGTACGTGCTCAGCACCGCGCCCCGCGCCATCCCCACCACTGGCAGAGGCTCCTCTGGCGTTGGCTTGACTGCTGCTGTCACCACGGACCAAGAAACTG GCGAACGGCGCCTGGAAGCAGGGGCCATGGTGTTGGCTGACCGGGGAGTGGTGTGCATTGATGAGTTCGACAAGATGTCTGACATTGACCGCACGGCCATCCACGAGGTGATGGAGCAGGGCCGCGTCACCATCGCCAAGGCTGGCATCCACGCCCGCCTCAACTCCCGCTGCAGCGTCCTGGCGGCGGCCAACCCCGTCTATGGCCGG TATGACCAGTACAAGACGCCCATGGAGAACATTGGCCTGCAGGACTCCTTGCTCTCCCGCTTTGACCTGCTCTTCATCGTGCTGGACCAGATGGACCCCGAGCAGGACAGGGAGATCTCAGACCACGTCCTGCGGATGCATCGCTACCGCAACCCCAATGAGCAGGATGGGGATG CCATGCCCCTGGGCAGCGCCGTGGAGATCCTGGCTACGGAGGACCCCGACTTCGTgcaggaggaggaacaggagCTCCAAGTGTATGAGAAGCATGACGACCTCCTGCACGGGCCCAACCGCCGCAA GGAGAAGATCGTCAGCATGGAGTTCATGAGGAAGTACATCCACGTGGCAAAGATGATTAAGCCCGTCTTGACCCAGGAGTCGGCGAGCTACATTGCGGAGGAGTACTCCCGCCTGCGCAGCCAGAGCCAGATAAACTCAGACATCGCCAGG ACCTCCCCTGTCACGGCCCGTACCCTGGAGACCCTGATCCGCCTCTCCACGGCCCACGCCAAGGCCAGGATGAACAAAACTGTTGATCTGCAGGACGCCGAGGCGGCTGTGGAGCTGGTGCAGTTTGCCTACTTcaaaaag gtgctggagaaggagaagaagcgCAGAAAGCAAGCGGAGGATGACTCGGAGactgagaaggaggaggatgaggagtcGCAGCCCAAGGAGGAGGGCAGGACGAGGAG GAGAAAGAAGGCACGCACAGGAGGCGAGGGGGACTCTTACGACCCGTATGACTTCAGTGACGCTGAGGAGGAGATGCCGGAGG TCCAGGCACATACTCCGAAGACACCCGAAGCCTCGGCTGCTGGCGAAGCAAAGAAGCTGGAGCTGCCTGAGCCAAG GCTGAAAGCGTTCAAGGCTGCTCTCCTGGAGGTCTTCAAAGCTTCCCATGCCCAGTCCGTGGGTCTGAAGAACATGATGGAGTCCATCAACCGTGACAACCCTGAGCCCTTCTCGCTGGCTGAAGTGAAGGAGGCGCTGGCCCACATGCAAGATGACAACCAGATCATGGTGTCCGATGACATTATCTTCTTAATCTGA